The Biomphalaria glabrata chromosome 6, xgBioGlab47.1, whole genome shotgun sequence genomic interval ataataattaaacattgTAATAATGTCATTTATTGCGTGAATAGTGCTCCTTCTTCTACAGTGCCGTTAGAGCAtggaatcagccaggaaaaccaacgaattagcattgattaacatgcatgcaGACTAGTCagactagattgaaacatgaaatgagtaggacgtaattatcttctcttttgaggTAACGTCTGCAATTTacaagatcttatcttatcttatgatgATAAGATGATAATATTCAAAAATGGACTTATAACGTTATTGTCCCTTGAAAAATAAGTTAAACGTCTTAGTGTCCCCATTATCACCACATCGGccaacagtttgagaaacgttaCCATAAGGCATGATCCACTGATATACAATATAAGGTCCAGGTATGCAAATTACCGGTTGCCAGTTACATATGAAAAGCGATTATGATTTGAGgcgatattttaaacaattttaagcTGTCTTAGTAATTTTAGAAAAAACTTTTAATATGTTTTATAGGCCATTaaagttagtttttttaaatatatgtaaacTAACAACAAAAtgctaaacaattttttttcactaataGACTCTAATTAGGTTCTAATGTATATACATAGATCAATaagttgatttagatctagatctacattttcaaTTACCACGGTTACAATGTCGCAAATGGATATGGAGCTTAGCAATAATGCACtcctttacagaaaaaaaactaaccataaataatagatctagattctaatagaTGCAATTTATTTCTGACTtagattagaatctagatttataatcaccatttattttttttactataagcGTTAACATGTATTTACCAACACATGCGCAAAATTCCTGGCAAGTCTGTCGTCCTCTGTTGTCAATAGACAATACCATTATTTCGTGTTGTCCATAAGACCCAGCAATCTAATTCTAaagtatatctatattttaCAATGGTCAAAGCAGTTTGCGTTTTAAGTCCAGGCTCTGCAACTGGCATTACTGGAACCATTACTTTTACCCAGGAAGTATGTCAATCATAAATGTAGACCTAAAATTCTAATCTAGATTAAGAATAATTAAGATTAATAAGGTAATTTCCGCCGAgataaattcaataaaataggcgtggaataaaaaaaaaattatctttcctCTTATCCTATCCATACATTATCTAGATTAGATCAAGATTAGGACTGATTATATGTagatttgtagatctagagtctagtaataaatgaaaaagttaTCACGAAATCCCAAAATTGatgaaattataattataaaaatgatttaaaaatcaATAGGCTTATCAATaggttttttttaagagaattttttacaaatcaaataggAGCATAAAATTAAAGTGCTATAAAATTTaaccttagttaggccaatattagaatagaTTAATAGATGCATCCtctgggatccctcaactcagactcaagaaaacatttatagaaagaaactagatctagaacaatcttgtatgattacgtcctacgcgtcatgcatattaaccaatgacataaattctgccaagtcactggttttcctggctagctcgggcaacccattccatgctctaatagcactagggaagaaagagcatttgtacaaatttgtcctagcatatggaacaaggaatgtgtctttatctttgagtattttattaaatttttgtatttgaagattatggttcagtgttttatgtataattgctactttacttttaagtcttctgtcctgaaggctttctaaatttagtgattttaataaaggtgttactctagtcaaatgtgaacattcgtttgttatgaatctcactcctactctattttgtgtctgttccagtttcttaaaaTTTCTGAGTTGAggtgtcccaaacagaggatgcatattttattattggcctaaccaaggttaaatacaaaatagactatagagcagtgagatttataactaacgaatattcacatttgattaaagTAGCAACattggtaaaatcactaaatttagactaatttagagacacttcaggacagaagaataaaaagtaagtagcaagttaataataaaacactgaaccataatttacaaatagaaaagcaaaacttaataaaattttcagaaaggcaaaaagatagaggcacatgtCTTATTCCATATTATATATGCTCAGACAAActcgtacaaatgctccttcttcccaagtgccattagagaatggaatgggttgccttaattctaaatcagccaggaaaatcaataaCTTAGCTGAGTtcaagtcactgattaacatgcatgactaaattgtcttgattaacacatgaaatgcttagtaggacataattatcttttttttttctgagtaatGCTCAGTAATGTGTCTGTAATCTCTATAagacataagataagataaatcttTATATTTAGACAATTTAGTTATTGGATCTAGTATCTACActcagatctagaatctagatctaactatagTATCTTTATAATCTTACTAACTAACATTTTTCTTAGtatactatattatatgtatagtttctagatctagttaaatctagtatacTCTACATACAGTATTcattatagttattttttttataatagtatACAGTATAGCGTATAGTAACAGTTGAATCCAGTTGACATAGAACTGGAAGTGATTGAGAGTCTAAGAGAGTCTAGGttctttattataaaaaaacaattagatctagattgtagaatAGATTTATCTAATTTATGTAGATTATTGTAGGTCTGATAATTtcatatatttaatatagataTGGGGAAATGGGTAAACTTGGAATCAGGGtctaaaattaaatacaaattgGGATCTAGAAGATCAGTTGTATTCCTGagttaaatatttcaatttcaaagTATTCTGTACAAATGTAGGTATGGTAAGTGAActcatttagaaatgtttctttcATTGTGTAGAAAGCAGGGGACTGTACAGTGGTTTCTGGTAAAGTATCAGGCCTTGCTCCAGGTAATCATGGATTTCATATCCATCAATTTGGTGACTACTCAAATGGTGAGCATTAGTTTCTCATCTTGgttgttatttgtatttttacaataaatgtCTTGCTAAAGCCTTTTCTAGATAATTACTTAAAATTTTTGGGAAGATATTTTGCTAATATTCTAtttcaatagttttaaataaatgtattaaaaggaAATAAGGGAAAGACACAAAAGATAATGCAAAATTcctttattatataatattaaaacatttgtttttaaaacaattatatatagTTTGCTTACTATATATGTCATTTAATgttccatttttaaaaataaagaaaatcttaatataAGTAGCAAATTAGGTTGTCtgttaattaaaatacatttgaaaactTACAGATTCAGATTGTAACATGTCATTGTCATTGTTCAATTAGTTTCACTTACATGGTTAAAAATACTGTCACTATTTTTTTGGCAATGCTTGTAACTTGGAATGGAATGGTTAACCCTGTGCCTACTTTTAATTACTGTATCTAGTTCTAAATCTTCGTCCTGTAGGATCATGTTTAGGAGGCATAATTCAGTACACATTTAAACATTACACATCTCAACTTCACTTAAGTTCAAATTCTTGTTTTATTAagtattttctttcatttcatttattagtataaatatataatattaatttttgttcCACTGATAATTTCTAGGGTGTATTAGTGCAGGTGCTCACTTTAACCCAGCAAACAAGAATCATGGAGGCCCTTGTGATACAGAAAGGCTAGTAGTAGTTGGTTGTAGGTTTACATCAGTAAAATACTAATAGGATGGAACTTGAAGTATgtctattaaattttgtacaaactTTATACTGACACGTCATTAAATTCCCTTGCAGACATGTTGGTGATTTAGGTAACATTGTGGCTGGTGATGATGGTGTTGCTGATGTTAGTATCAAAGATCAACAAATTTCTTTGATTGGAGAAAATTCTATCATTGGTCGCAGCTTAGTGGTAAGATAAAGCAATTTTTTGATGTATTGTATagatactttttcttttatgaaaATTATTCATATGACCTTTGACTTACAGCCATGAATTGCTCTTTCAGTTTTACCCCTTTTCTGTGATCAATTCAGTTAATTGCATAGTGTGCAGTGGACTTGTGTATGTTAATAATAACATACAGGTGTCAGATTATGTTATAAACATGGTGGCTACATGACAGGACTGTGTTAGCTGATAATTTGATGTGTCCCTGAAATATGAATGGCTCAAGATATAAAATTAAAGTTGAGTTtgctaattttgtttattttgtacacaTAGGTGCATGATAAAGAGGATGATCTCGGCAAGGGAGGCAATGAAGAAAGTCTTAAAACAGGAAATGCTGGACCTCGCTTAGCTTGTGGTGTCATTGGTATCACTGTGTAAATAGTTTTCTATTCCCTCTAGATTTCCAAATTcattcaaataaatataaaccttttgaaaaatgcaATTGTTGattcattgtttatttttgaTGTAGGTGTAGGAGGTAAGGAATCTTTGTAATAATAGATATAGATGTAGAGTTCTCTCTCTAGATCTTACTTTTATACTGATTACATGgacttgtgtattttttttacctaataTAGATCTGTTTTTTGAGTCCCTTTACTTCGGCATAGTTTCAGTTTgaataaatgaaacatttagagAGAGGGTGAACATCT includes:
- the LOC106057618 gene encoding superoxide dismutase [Cu-Zn]-like isoform X1, whose protein sequence is MVKAVCVLSPGSATGITGTITFTQEKAGDCTVVSGKVSGLAPGNHGFHIHQFGDYSNGCISAGAHFNPANKNHGGPCDTERHVGDLGNIVAGDDGVADVSIKDQQISLIGENSIIGRSLVVHDKEDDLGKGGNEESLKTGNAGPRLACGVIGITVEMLASKI
- the LOC106057618 gene encoding superoxide dismutase [Cu-Zn]-like; the encoded protein is MVKAVCVLSPGSATGITGTITFTQEKAGDCTVVSGKVSGLAPGNHGFHIHQFGDYSNGCISAGAHFNPANKNHGGPCDTERHVGDLGNIVAGDDGVADVSIKDQQISLIGENSIIGRSLVVHDKEDDLGKGGNEESLKTGNAGPRLACGVIGITV